The following nucleotide sequence is from Nitrospira sp..
CTGCCAAGTCGGCCAAATTTTCTGTGACAGCCAAAATCGAGTCGGCCGCTTTCCGATAGGCACGGATGCGGTATGGATTGGCCCGGCGAGTGGCCAACAGATCGGCCGTGGCGCGGAACAGCTGGGCGATCTTTTGAGCGTGATCGGTCATGGCACTGTGCGTGTCCTTAGGGGAGGCGTCATTGTGCGGGCAGCGGACGAGAAAGGGCAAGCCCCTTCGGGCTTCGGTTGACAAGAACTTTTCGCGTCTCATAGGATGGCGGCACGGAACAGAGGTGAGATGATGACCATTCAGGTGAACGGTGAATCGCGCGGGCTCGGGGAGGGACAGACCGTCGCCTCTCTCTTGCGGGAGTTGGATATCCGAGCCGACCGAGTCGCGGTTGAACTGAATCTGGAAATCGTGGATCGCAAGGAATTCGAGACTCGCGGCCTTCGGGACGGGGATCGAGTGGAGATTTTAAGCTTTATCGGAGGTGGGGCACGCTGACTATGGATACGATCAATGATCGTCTGGTAATTGCCGGCCGTGAATTCAAATCCCGCCTGTGGGTTGGGACGGGGAAATATAAGAACTTTCTCGAAACCAAAAAGGCCATCGATGCGTCCGGCGCCGATGTGGTGACGGTCGCGGTACGGCGCGTCAATATTACGGATCGTTCGCAGGAGAATCTGCTGGATTACCTGGATCCTAAACAGTACACCATTTTGCCCAATACCGCCGGATGTTACACCGTCGAAGATGCGGTGCGGTATGCTCGCTTGGCGCGGGCTGCGGGCGTGTCTGATTTGGTCAAGTTGGAGGTCATCGGGGACGAAAAGACGTTGTTTCCCGACACGGCCGGATTGATCGAAGCCGCGAAGATTCTGATCAAGGAAGGATTCGTCGTCCTACCTTACACGAACGACGATCCCATCGTGGCTAAAAAACTGGTCGATATCGGTTGTCCGGCCGTCATGCCGCTGGCGGCTCCTATCGGATCCGGGTTGGGAATCAGAAATCCCTACAACCTCAAGATCATCATGGAGACGGTCAAGGTGCCCGTTATTGTGGATGCGGGTGTCGGCACGGCCTCTGACGCAGCGCTGGCAATGGAGTACGGGGCGGACGCTGTTCTGATGAATACGGCTATCGCTGGGGCGCAGGACCCGCTGGCGATGGCAGAGGCCATGAAATATGCCGTGTGGGCGGGCAGATTGGCTTATAAGGCTGGTCGTATTCCGCGCAAGCTCTATGCAACGGCCAGTAGCCCTATCGAAGGGATGTTATAGCCCCCGTGATCTTCCGCGTGCGGACCGGTGCCGTGGTCCGCAAGGGGTTTCAGTCCGCCGCTATTGCTGCCTCACAAGTTCGCCCGACGAATGAATCCACGAGTCGATTTCCGTCTCTATCTTGTCACCGATCGACACCAGACTGCCGGGCGCTCGCTCCTGTCGGTGGTGGCGGAGGCTGCGCGCTCTGGAGTGCGGGCGGTGCAGCTGCGCGAGCGGGATCTGCCGACCGGCCCGCTGCTTGCGCTGGCGGAGGCGCTTCGGCAGGCGATGCCCGCGACGCAACTCTTTCTCAACGATCGTGTTGATCTGGCCCTGGCCTTGGGGGCAGCAGGTGTGCACCTGCGTGAGAGCAGCTTACCGACGGCGAGTGTGCGCAGGATCCTGTCGCCCCAG
It contains:
- the thiS gene encoding sulfur carrier protein ThiS — encoded protein: MTIQVNGESRGLGEGQTVASLLRELDIRADRVAVELNLEIVDRKEFETRGLRDGDRVEILSFIGGGAR
- a CDS encoding thiazole synthase, which codes for MDTINDRLVIAGREFKSRLWVGTGKYKNFLETKKAIDASGADVVTVAVRRVNITDRSQENLLDYLDPKQYTILPNTAGCYTVEDAVRYARLARAAGVSDLVKLEVIGDEKTLFPDTAGLIEAAKILIKEGFVVLPYTNDDPIVAKKLVDIGCPAVMPLAAPIGSGLGIRNPYNLKIIMETVKVPVIVDAGVGTASDAALAMEYGADAVLMNTAIAGAQDPLAMAEAMKYAVWAGRLAYKAGRIPRKLYATASSPIEGML